In Ruminiclostridium josui JCM 17888, the genomic window GGCCTTGTCCTTTTCCGGCAGCACTATTCATGAGATAATGGATGATATTACTATTGCTTTACTGGAAATAAAGTAAATATAGTTTATATTTGTTATAATTTAATATAGGACTTTAAAAACATTATTAAGGAAGTGTATTTAGTGAGTATCAATGATATTGCACAAAAACTTGAAAATTTTAAAAGCATGGGATATATAATACCCCATAAATCCCTACTAAAAAATTCTCAGCAAATTGAAGGTATTCGCAAAAGCGGTGAGATTACTACTCAGATACTTGATTTATTGGAAAAAGAAGTGAAACCGGGCATAACCACTGCAGAAATAGATAAAATTGTGTATGAATACACAGTTGCACAAAATGCAATTCCTGCGCCACTGAATTACAACGGGTTCCCCAAAAGTGTTTGTACTTCTATAAACAATGTTGTCTGTCATGGAATCCCCAATGAGAAAACCGTTCTCAAATCAGGAGATATAGTCAACATTGATGTTTCTACTATTTTAGACGGATATTTTTCAGATGCTAGCAGAATGTATATGATAGGCGATGTTTCACCAAATGCAAGAAAGCTTGTAGAAGTAACAAAAGAGTGTCTTGATATAGGAACAAAACAAGTTAAACCATTCGGTTCAATAAATGATATAGGAAGAGCGATTGAGCCTTTTGCAAATAAAAACGGCTATAGCGTTGTTCGTGATTTAGGCGGGCATGGAGTGGGAATTCACTTTCATGAAGAACCCCATGTCGATCATTTTCAGAGGAAGGACATGGGATTCCTGATACTTCCCGGAATGGTTTTTACAATAGAACCTATGATAAACGAGGGCAGTTATAAGGTCCAGATTGGAAAAGACAATTGGACTGTAACCACAAAAGACGGTTCTTTATCTGCCCAATGGGAATATACTGTAGCTGTTACACAGACGGGTTATGAGATACTTGCACATTAAGCATCCAATCTGCAAGCTCATTTATTCCTTCACCTGTTTTACATGATACTTCAATAATCTTTGCATTTTCATTTAATGCCTTAACGCCTTTGTAAAAGCTGTCCTTATCAAAGTCGATATAAGGCATTAAATCTGTCTTGTTAAGTACAACAATATCCGCAAGTTCAAACATTGAGGTATATTTGTAAGGCTTGTCATGTCCCTCAGGTACACTAGCAATAACCATTTTTATACCTTCACCTAAGTCAAAGGAAGAAGGGCATACAATATTCCCCACATTTTCAATAAATAGGATTGTCCCATCCTTTAGTTGCAGACTCTCTGCAGCGCTCTTTATCATATTTGCGTCAAGGTGGCATCCTCCTCCGGTATTAATCTGAACAACAGGATTACCCAGCTTGTCTATTTTTTCTGCATCAATAGAAGACGCAATATCTCCTTCAACTACAGCTACACTTGCTCTGTCATCAAAAGCTTCTATAAGCTTCATAATAGTACTGGTTTTTCCTGAACCGGGTGAAGCCATTATATTGACAGCCTTTATTCCCTTACTTTTAAAGTAATTTCTATTTTCTTCTGCAAGCCTGTCATTGGCATGCATTATGTTTTTCATAACTTTTATTTCCATAAGTACCTCCAAATAATTATTTTGAAACTTTGAGTTAATACACTTGTGCCATATATACCTTACATCCTAAAGCTCTTACGGTTATTTCCTGCATGCGCTTCTCCATTGCTCTTGCTTATTACAGGCAAATGCAATCTCAACCTAACAGATATCATTCGAATTGCAAATATTAGTCCTACACACAGATATATGTTTAAGCTAAGGCTAATTCGTCCATGTAAGAAGTAGAACAAAAGAGAGCCTATAATTGACGGAATGGCATATATTTCACTTCTGAATATTAAAGGAATTTCATTAACCATTATATCTCTTAGTATACCTCCGCCAACCCCGGTTATAACTCCTGCGAAAACAATACCGAGAAGAGGCAGCCCGTATTCCATGGCCTTATATGTAGCGGTTACTGTAAAAACTCCCAGCCCTATAGCATCAGCCAATACTATAAAGGACATAACTCTGTTAACTATTGTGTACAAAAAGCAGGTAGCAAGCATCGTTGCCGTTATTGCAACGAAGTACTTCCATTGTACAAAAAAAACAGGTACTTCTCT contains:
- the map gene encoding type I methionyl aminopeptidase, encoding MSINDIAQKLENFKSMGYIIPHKSLLKNSQQIEGIRKSGEITTQILDLLEKEVKPGITTAEIDKIVYEYTVAQNAIPAPLNYNGFPKSVCTSINNVVCHGIPNEKTVLKSGDIVNIDVSTILDGYFSDASRMYMIGDVSPNARKLVEVTKECLDIGTKQVKPFGSINDIGRAIEPFANKNGYSVVRDLGGHGVGIHFHEEPHVDHFQRKDMGFLILPGMVFTIEPMINEGSYKVQIGKDNWTVTTKDGSLSAQWEYTVAVTQTGYEILAH
- the hypB gene encoding hydrogenase nickel incorporation protein HypB, giving the protein MEIKVMKNIMHANDRLAEENRNYFKSKGIKAVNIMASPGSGKTSTIMKLIEAFDDRASVAVVEGDIASSIDAEKIDKLGNPVVQINTGGGCHLDANMIKSAAESLQLKDGTILFIENVGNIVCPSSFDLGEGIKMVIASVPEGHDKPYKYTSMFELADIVVLNKTDLMPYIDFDKDSFYKGVKALNENAKIIEVSCKTGEGINELADWMLNVQVSHNPSV
- a CDS encoding trimeric intracellular cation channel family protein, whose amino-acid sequence is MLRGSFMLVLGIVDIIGTVAFAVSGVLVGIRNKLDLFGIYVLAMATASGGGIIRDTVIGREVPVFFVQWKYFVAITATMLATCFLYTIVNRVMSFIVLADAIGLGVFTVTATYKAMEYGLPLLGIVFAGVITGVGGGILRDIMVNEIPLIFRSEIYAIPSIIGSLLFYFLHGRISLSLNIYLCVGLIFAIRMISVRLRLHLPVISKSNGEAHAGNNRKSFRM